From a region of the Anomalospiza imberbis isolate Cuckoo-Finch-1a 21T00152 chromosome 3, ASM3175350v1, whole genome shotgun sequence genome:
- the GJB7 gene encoding gap junction beta-7 protein → MRKMSWVFLRDLLSGVNKYSTGIGRIWVAVVFLFRLLVYVAAAENIWKHEHDEFECNIKQPGCENVCFDHLFPVSHIRLWALQLIMVSTPSLLVVFHVAYRENREKHHNQKLYKSPGKTDGGLLCTYLISLILKTGLEIFFLVLFYKLYNGFKIPRLVKCDIKPCPSTVDCYISKPTEKMIFLYFLVATSCLCIVLNLSELSYLVFKYSIKCYLKRHVKNKQGSKSNCCESELIRHNRAAAAGRLHNSSSSLPLNMQDEHEKHSPLT, encoded by the coding sequence aTGAGAAAAATGAGCTGGGTGTTCCTACGTGACCTGCTGAGTGGAGTGAATAAATACTCAACAGGAATTGGAAGAATTTGGGTAGCTGTTGTGTTCCTGTTCCGCTTACTGGTTTATGTTGCTGCTGCAGAAAACATCTGGAAACATGAACATGATGAATTTGAGTGCAATATCAAGCAGCCTGGCTGTGAAAATGTCTGCTTTGACCATTTATTCCCTGTCTCTCACATCAGACTTTGGGCTCTGCAATTAATCATGGTCTCCACCCCTTCACTCTTGGTTGTCTTTCATGTTGCTTACAGAGAGAACAGAGAGAAACACCACAACCAGAAACTTTACAAAAGTCCAGGAAAGACAGATGGTGGATTGCTGTGCACTTACCTTATCAGCCTCATTTTAAAAACAggacttgaaatattttttcttgttctgttcTATAAATTGTACAACGGATTCAAAATACCACGTCTTGTGAAATGTGACATAAAACCATGTCCCAGTACTGTAGACTGTTATATTTCCAAACCCACAGAGAAGATGATTTTCCTCTATTTTCTGGTGGCAACTTCATGCCTATGCATCGTATTAAATCTAAGTGAACTGAGTTATCTGGTGTTCAAATACTCCATAAAATGTTATCTGAAGAGACATGTGAAGAACAAGCAAGGCTCAAAAAGCAATTGCTGTGAATCAGAACTCATCAGGCacaacagagcagcagctgcaggacgACTCCACAACAGCTCATCATCTTTGCCTCTGAATATGCAAGATGAACATGAAAAACATTCCCCGCTGACTTGA